The following are from one region of the Muntiacus reevesi chromosome 3, mMunRee1.1, whole genome shotgun sequence genome:
- the LOC136163695 gene encoding umcharacterized homolog, with protein sequence MSPTAPSASAQPETLMQRKSLDWFHRPFKKRT encoded by the coding sequence ATGTCACCTACGGCCCCCTCAGCCTCAGCCCAGCCAGAAACTTTAATGCAGAGGAAAAGCCTGGACTGGTTTCACAGGCCTTTTAAAAAGCGGACTTAA
- the EXOSC2 gene encoding exosome complex component RRP4, with protein sequence MALEMRLPVARKPLSESLGRESKKHLVVPGDTITTDTGFMRGHGTYMGEEKLIASVAGSVERVNKLICVKALKTRYNGEVGDIVVGRITEVQQKRWKVETNSRLDSVLLLSSMNLPGGELRRRSAEDELAMRGFLQEGDLISAEVQAVFSDGAVSLHTRSLKYGKLGQGVLVQVSPSLVKRQKTHFHDLPCGASVILGNNGFIWVYPTPEHKEDDAGGFIANLEPVSLADREVISRLRNCIVSLATQRMMLYDTSILYCYEASLPHQIKDILKPEIMEEIVMETRQRLLEQEG encoded by the exons ATGGCGTTGGAGATGAGACTTCCCGTCGCTCGGAAGCCTCTTAGCGAGAGTCTCGGTCGCGAGAGTAAAAAACACCTGGTGGTGCCAGGGGACACGATCACCACGGACACAGGCTTCATGCG GGGCCATGGAACCTATATGGGGGAAGAGAAGCTCATTGCATCTGTGGCTGGCTCTGTGGAGAGAGTAAACAAGTTGATCTGTGTAAAAGCTTTGAAAACCAG aTATAATGGTGAAGTGGGAGACATTGTAGTGGGGAGAATCACAGAG GTTCAACAGAAGAGGTGGAAGGTGGAGACCAACTCCAGGCTGGATTCAGTCTTGCTTCTCTCATCCATGAACCTTCCCGGAGGAGAGCTG AGGCGAAGATCTGCAGAAGATGAGCTGGCGATGAGAGGTTTCTTGCAAGAAGGGGACCTTATCAGT GCTGAGGTCCAGGCAGTGTTCTCTGATGGAGCCGTCTCTCTGCACACGAGGAGTCTCAAATACGGGAAA ctAGGTCAGGGCGTTTTGGTTCAGGTCTCCCCTTCCCTGGTGAAACGGCAGAAGACCCACTTCCATGACCTGCCGTGCGGTGCCTCAGTGATCCTGGGCAACAACGGCTTCATCTGGGTCTACCCAACTCCCGAGCACAAAGAAGACGATGCAGGGGGCTTCATTGCAAACCTTGAG CCGGTCTCCCTTGCTGATCGAGAGGTGATCTCCCGGCTCCGGAACTGCATCGTCTCGCTGGCAACTCAGAGGATGATGCTGTATGATACCAGCATCCTGTACTGCTATGAAGCATCCCTTCCGCATCAG ATCAAAGACATCTTAAAGCCAGAAATAATGGAGGAAATTGTGATGGAAACACGCCAGAGGCTTTTGGAACAGGAGGGGTAA